In Myxocyprinus asiaticus isolate MX2 ecotype Aquarium Trade chromosome 32, UBuf_Myxa_2, whole genome shotgun sequence, one genomic interval encodes:
- the LOC127423397 gene encoding aquaporin-8-like isoform X2 translates to MTSTESKSELFTVASGDGGDSLQNQPKRVSFFEHYIQPCLAEILGSTLFMFVGCVSVMGNVGISGSIQPALAHGLALAIAIAIFGEISGGHFNPAVSVCVYLIGGMELIFLVPYVLSQMLGGLIAAGLAKAVTTSIAYENASGAAFNAVQATDGIGSATVAEMIMTLFLTMVVSMGAINGRTRSQLAPFCIGLTVTANILAGGGISGACMNPARAFGPAVVSGYWTHHWIYWVGPLTGALVTVSFVRLIMGDKKIRVVFK, encoded by the exons ATGACATCAACGGAGTCGAAGTCAGAGCTCTTTACTGTAGCCTCTGGCGATGGAGGGGACAGCCTTCAAAATCAGCCTAAGAGAGTGTCCTTCTTTGAGCATTACATTCAGCCATGCCTGGCAGAGATCCTCGGCTCCACTCTCTTCATGTTTGTGGGCTGTGTGTCAGTGATGGGCAACGTGGGCATCAGTGGAAGCATCCAGCCTGCCCTGGCACATGGACTAGCACTGGCTATCGCAATTGCAATTTTTGGGGAAATCAG TGGCGGTCACTTCAATCcagctgtgtctgtgtgtgtttacctCATCGGAGGAATGGAATTAATTTTCCTGGTGCCATATGTTCTCTCACAAATGTTAGGTGGACTGATTGCCGCCGGCCTTGCCAAA GCTGTCACTACGAGCATAGCATATGAAAATGCATCTGGAGCAGCATTCAATGCAGTTCAGGCCACTGATGGCATTGGCTCTGCGACTGTGGCAGAAATGATAATGACACTCTTCTTGACAATGGTTGTCAGCATGGGTGCCATAAATGGAAGGACCCGAAGTCAACTTGCTCCTTTCTGCATTGGACTTACTGTGACTGCAAATATCTTGGCTGG GGGTGGAATCTCTGGAGCATGTATGAATCCAGCACGGGCATTTGGGCCAGCAGTGGTGTCTGGTTACTGGACACACCACTGGATATATTGGGTGGGACCTTTGACTGGTGCTCTAGTCACTGTCAGCTTTGTGAG GTTGATAATGGGAGACAAGAAGATtcgtgttgtttttaaatga
- the LOC127423397 gene encoding aquaporin-8-like isoform X1, whose translation MTSTESKSELFTVASGDGGDSLQNQPKRVSFFEHYIQPCLAEILGSTLFMFVGCVSVMGNVGISGSIQPALAHGLALAIAIAIFGEISGGHFNPAVSVCVYLIGGMELIFLVPYVLSQMLGGLIAAGLAKAVTTSIAYENASGAAFNAVQATDGIGSATVAEMIMTLFLTMVVSMGAINGRTRSQLAPFCIGLTVTANILAGGGISGACMNPARAFGPAVVSGYWTHHWIYWVGPLTGALVTVSFVRTPTHWMCFVFGTILSKL comes from the exons ATGACATCAACGGAGTCGAAGTCAGAGCTCTTTACTGTAGCCTCTGGCGATGGAGGGGACAGCCTTCAAAATCAGCCTAAGAGAGTGTCCTTCTTTGAGCATTACATTCAGCCATGCCTGGCAGAGATCCTCGGCTCCACTCTCTTCATGTTTGTGGGCTGTGTGTCAGTGATGGGCAACGTGGGCATCAGTGGAAGCATCCAGCCTGCCCTGGCACATGGACTAGCACTGGCTATCGCAATTGCAATTTTTGGGGAAATCAG TGGCGGTCACTTCAATCcagctgtgtctgtgtgtgtttacctCATCGGAGGAATGGAATTAATTTTCCTGGTGCCATATGTTCTCTCACAAATGTTAGGTGGACTGATTGCCGCCGGCCTTGCCAAA GCTGTCACTACGAGCATAGCATATGAAAATGCATCTGGAGCAGCATTCAATGCAGTTCAGGCCACTGATGGCATTGGCTCTGCGACTGTGGCAGAAATGATAATGACACTCTTCTTGACAATGGTTGTCAGCATGGGTGCCATAAATGGAAGGACCCGAAGTCAACTTGCTCCTTTCTGCATTGGACTTACTGTGACTGCAAATATCTTGGCTGG GGGTGGAATCTCTGGAGCATGTATGAATCCAGCACGGGCATTTGGGCCAGCAGTGGTGTCTGGTTACTGGACACACCACTGGATATATTGGGTGGGACCTTTGACTGGTGCTCTAGTCACTGTCAGCTTTGTGAG AACTcccactcactggatgtgttttgtttttggcaccatactgagtaaactctag